The following are encoded together in the Serratia sp. UGAL515B_01 genome:
- the pqiB gene encoding intermembrane transport protein PqiB — protein MKESNNNIADVEKIKRWSPVWIIPIVTVLIGAWILVYHFSHQGPEVTLVTTTAEGLEAGKTKIKSRSVDVGTVESVTLSEDLSKVLVQARLNDGMNKLLRDDSAFWVVKPQIGREGISGLGTLLSGAYIELQPGSKGKAGKDNFQLLDSPPLASPDAKGLRILLDSDKSGQLNAGDPVLFRGYRVGSVETSYFDAKLRAMRYQLFISAPYDQLVTSNVRFWKDSGVAFDMSAQGMRLEMGSLTTLFSGGVSFEVPEGWERGEPVKNKAEFELFDSQRNIQDSLYTEHNDYLVFFSDSIRGLQPGAPVEFRGIRLGTVGQVPFFKEGMPQILDSDYRIPVLIRIEPDRFRQQLGKNFDIEQHLKEAQSRGLRASLKSANLLTGALYIDLDFYPQEKLLKGPRELFGYPILPSMSSGLAQIQLKLMQTLDKINSIPLNPMIDEATKTLAESKKTMQSTQQTLKSLNDIIGSKEMKALPADMQKTLQELNRSMKGFQPGSPAYEKMVADMQRLDQVLRELQPVLRTLNDKSNALVFEAAGTDDPQPKKAK, from the coding sequence GTGAAGGAAAGTAACAATAACATAGCGGATGTTGAAAAGATCAAGCGCTGGTCACCGGTGTGGATTATTCCCATTGTAACCGTGCTGATTGGAGCTTGGATCCTGGTTTATCATTTCAGCCATCAAGGGCCTGAAGTGACGCTGGTAACGACGACCGCAGAAGGATTGGAAGCGGGTAAAACCAAAATCAAAAGTCGCAGTGTGGATGTAGGGACGGTAGAAAGCGTCACCTTGAGTGAAGATTTAAGCAAAGTACTGGTACAGGCTCGCCTGAACGATGGTATGAACAAGCTGCTTCGCGATGATTCTGCTTTTTGGGTGGTGAAACCGCAAATTGGCCGTGAAGGGATCTCAGGGCTAGGAACGTTGCTTTCAGGTGCTTATATTGAGCTGCAACCGGGCAGTAAAGGTAAAGCGGGAAAAGATAATTTCCAGTTACTTGATTCTCCGCCGCTGGCTTCGCCTGATGCCAAAGGGTTACGTATATTGCTGGACAGTGATAAATCAGGTCAGTTGAACGCTGGCGATCCGGTATTGTTCCGTGGCTATCGCGTCGGTTCGGTAGAAACCAGTTATTTTGACGCTAAATTGCGCGCTATGCGTTATCAACTCTTTATTTCAGCACCTTATGACCAACTGGTGACCAGTAATGTACGTTTTTGGAAAGACAGCGGAGTGGCGTTTGACATGTCTGCGCAGGGAATGCGTCTGGAAATGGGCTCACTGACAACGCTATTTAGTGGTGGTGTGAGTTTTGAAGTGCCAGAAGGCTGGGAGCGTGGTGAACCAGTCAAAAATAAGGCTGAGTTCGAGTTATTCGATAGCCAGCGTAACATCCAGGATTCTCTATATACAGAGCATAATGACTATCTGGTGTTTTTCTCTGATTCGATTCGTGGACTACAACCGGGAGCACCGGTGGAATTCCGTGGTATTCGTCTTGGTACTGTAGGGCAGGTACCTTTCTTCAAAGAAGGTATGCCGCAGATATTGGATAGTGATTACCGTATTCCCGTGCTTATACGCATTGAACCCGATCGCTTTAGGCAACAGTTAGGTAAAAACTTTGATATTGAGCAGCATCTGAAGGAAGCACAGTCACGTGGTTTGCGAGCCTCGCTGAAATCTGCCAACTTGTTGACGGGAGCGCTGTATATTGATCTGGATTTCTATCCGCAAGAGAAGTTATTGAAAGGGCCGCGCGAACTGTTTGGTTATCCTATCTTGCCAAGTATGAGTAGTGGTTTGGCGCAGATACAGCTCAAACTAATGCAGACATTGGATAAGATAAATTCAATACCGCTGAATCCAATGATTGATGAAGCGACCAAAACGTTGGCTGAAAGTAAAAAAACCATGCAGTCTACGCAGCAAACCTTGAAATCTCTGAATGACATCATTGGCAGTAAAGAGATGAAAGCATTGCCTGCGGATATGCAGAAAACGTTGCAAGAACTCAATCGAAGCATGAAAGGGTTCCAACCGGGTTCACCTGCTTACGAAAAAATGGTGGCGGATATGCAGCGTCTTGATCAGGTGCTACGTGAGCTGCAGCCAGTGCTTCGCACTTTGAATGACAAGAGCAATGCCCTGGTATTCGAAGCCGCGGGCACTGATGACCCTCAGCCCAAGAAGGCCAAATGA
- the pqiC gene encoding membrane integrity-associated transporter subunit PqiC, protein MKKWIPIVLVMLLSACGSTPSKTYYQLPALGTPSQVNGASVPRQLWLEHVSVADFLAQNGLVYQTSDVRFVTAQNNLWASPLDQQLQQTLVTNLGGALPGWVVSSQSMNSDQDVLNVTISGFHGRYDGKAIVQGEWVLNHQGHLIKRPFNIELKQDEDGYDALVRSLAQAWQKEAQEIANQAARL, encoded by the coding sequence ATGAAGAAATGGATCCCAATAGTCTTGGTGATGTTATTGAGTGCCTGCGGAAGCACACCAAGTAAGACTTACTACCAGTTGCCAGCCTTAGGCACTCCAAGTCAAGTGAATGGAGCCTCGGTGCCACGTCAGCTCTGGCTGGAACACGTCAGTGTGGCAGATTTTTTGGCACAGAACGGCCTGGTTTATCAGACCAGTGACGTGCGGTTTGTAACCGCACAAAATAATCTATGGGCTAGTCCGTTGGATCAACAACTGCAACAGACGCTGGTAACTAACCTTGGCGGTGCATTACCTGGATGGGTAGTATCATCACAATCCATGAACAGCGATCAGGATGTGCTTAATGTTACTATCAGCGGTTTCCATGGCCGTTATGATGGTAAAGCGATTGTTCAAGGGGAGTGGGTACTGAACCATCAAGGGCATCTGATTAAACGGCCATTCAATATAGAGTTGAAGCAAGATGAAGATGGCTATGATGCATTAGTTCGAAGCCTAGCCCAAGCTTGGCAGAAGGAAGCGCAGGAGATAGCAAACCAAGCTGCTCGTCTTTAG
- the rmf gene encoding ribosome modulation factor, whose protein sequence is MKRQKRDRLERAQSRGYQAGIAGRSREICPYQSLDARANWLGGWRKAMEDRAVTA, encoded by the coding sequence ATGAAAAGACAGAAAAGAGATCGTCTGGAGCGGGCTCAATCACGTGGTTATCAAGCAGGTATTGCAGGACGTTCGAGGGAGATTTGTCCCTATCAATCTTTAGATGCACGGGCTAACTGGCTGGGAGGTTGGCGAAAAGCCATGGAGGACAGGGCTGTGACCGCTTAA
- the fabA gene encoding bifunctional 3-hydroxydecanoyl-ACP dehydratase/trans-2-decenoyl-ACP isomerase, producing the protein MVEKRESYTKEDLEASGRGELFGAGGPPLPAGNMLMMDRVVKMTVDGGSHNKGYVEAELDIHPDLWFFGCHFIGDPVMPGCLGLDAMWQLVGFYLGWLGGEGKGRALGVGEVKFTGQVLPTAKKVTYRINFKRVITRKLIMGVADGEVLVDGKVIYTASDLKVGLFKDTGVF; encoded by the coding sequence ATGGTAGAGAAACGCGAATCCTATACGAAAGAAGACCTTGAAGCATCTGGACGTGGTGAGCTGTTTGGTGCTGGTGGCCCGCCGTTGCCGGCAGGTAACATGCTAATGATGGACCGCGTAGTAAAAATGACCGTGGACGGTGGTAGCCATAATAAAGGCTACGTTGAGGCTGAACTTGATATCCATCCAGACCTGTGGTTTTTTGGTTGTCACTTCATTGGTGACCCTGTGATGCCAGGCTGCCTAGGATTGGATGCTATGTGGCAGTTGGTTGGATTCTACCTGGGCTGGTTGGGCGGTGAAGGCAAAGGCCGTGCTCTTGGCGTAGGTGAAGTGAAGTTCACTGGTCAGGTTTTGCCAACCGCTAAGAAAGTAACCTACCGCATCAATTTTAAACGTGTGATCACGCGTAAGCTAATCATGGGTGTTGCCGATGGAGAAGTTCTGGTCGATGGCAAAGTTATCTATACTGCCAGCGACCTTAAGGTGGGCCTTTTCAAGGACACCGGGGTTTTCTAA
- a CDS encoding Lon protease family protein, with translation MTNNRLEWQSLLPTAAPYQAIFDSATQLAPIAFSAIQPRLENALTLFLHPQSQPRFMLLKAQETYEYLALTARVVEQLQPPKTLQGSHYVIETEKVSLKEAIRGDEPFAAGGACVYQEWIEPEQLFGCVRVHNGEITLQSGLIHQANGGVLILSARALLAQPLLWLRLKQMITQRQFQWFTPDETRPLPVYIPPMPLELRLIVVGDRHGLADFHDIEPELCEQAIYGEYEDDLQLTEPEDMAQWCSYVNAVIAEQQLPPLANDAWQPLMIQAVRYTGDQGNLPLSPVWVSQQLSEAALYVEEEKITAKALEAALNAREWRESYLAERMQDEIELGQIMIETEGDVIGQINGLSVLDYPGHPRSFGEPSRISCVVHLGDGEFTDVERKAELGGNLHAKGMMIMQAFLISELELDQQLPFSASIVFEQSYGEVDGDSASLAELCALVSALSQQPITQQIAVTGSVDQFGNVQPIGGVNEKIEGFFEVCLRRGLTGKQGVILPASNVRHLCLRADVVEAVREGQFHLWAVDSVAEALPLLTGYPYSDEQQPNLLAAIQERIAQVNPQERRQWPWPLRWLNWFNHS, from the coding sequence TTGACCAATAACCGACTTGAATGGCAATCTTTGTTGCCTACTGCTGCGCCTTATCAGGCGATTTTCGATTCTGCTACTCAACTGGCACCTATCGCCTTTTCGGCGATCCAACCTCGTTTGGAGAACGCACTGACGCTATTCTTACATCCACAGTCTCAGCCGCGTTTTATGCTGCTGAAGGCGCAGGAAACGTATGAGTATCTGGCATTGACCGCCCGAGTTGTAGAACAATTGCAACCGCCAAAAACGCTTCAAGGCAGCCACTATGTGATTGAAACTGAAAAAGTCAGCCTTAAGGAAGCTATTCGTGGTGATGAGCCTTTTGCTGCAGGCGGGGCTTGTGTTTATCAAGAGTGGATTGAACCGGAACAATTATTCGGTTGCGTCAGAGTCCATAATGGCGAGATTACTTTGCAATCGGGTCTTATCCACCAGGCTAACGGCGGTGTATTGATCCTATCTGCACGAGCTTTGCTAGCACAACCGCTATTGTGGCTGCGTCTCAAACAAATGATCACTCAACGCCAGTTCCAATGGTTTACGCCGGATGAAACCAGACCATTACCGGTTTATATTCCGCCAATGCCACTAGAATTACGCCTGATTGTGGTAGGGGATCGTCATGGTCTTGCAGACTTTCATGATATCGAACCAGAATTGTGCGAACAGGCTATCTACGGCGAGTATGAGGATGACCTTCAACTCACCGAGCCAGAGGATATGGCGCAATGGTGCAGCTATGTCAACGCCGTTATTGCCGAACAACAGTTACCCCCATTAGCTAACGATGCATGGCAACCTCTGATGATTCAGGCCGTACGCTATACAGGTGACCAAGGTAATCTACCGTTGTCTCCTGTTTGGGTCAGCCAACAACTCTCAGAGGCTGCTTTGTATGTTGAAGAGGAAAAAATCACAGCAAAAGCGTTGGAAGCTGCGCTGAATGCCCGTGAATGGCGTGAGAGCTACCTAGCTGAACGAATGCAGGATGAGATAGAGCTGGGCCAGATCATGATCGAAACCGAAGGTGACGTCATTGGTCAGATCAATGGTCTTTCGGTGTTGGATTATCCAGGTCATCCACGTAGCTTCGGTGAACCGTCACGCATAAGTTGTGTCGTTCACCTTGGCGACGGTGAGTTCACTGACGTTGAGCGCAAGGCCGAATTAGGGGGAAATCTGCACGCCAAAGGCATGATGATTATGCAGGCTTTTCTGATTTCTGAGTTGGAACTCGACCAACAACTCCCCTTCTCCGCGTCGATTGTTTTCGAACAATCATATGGTGAAGTTGATGGTGACAGTGCATCACTGGCAGAGCTTTGTGCGCTAGTCAGCGCGTTGTCACAACAACCAATCACTCAACAAATCGCAGTGACAGGTTCCGTTGACCAATTTGGTAATGTTCAACCTATCGGTGGGGTAAACGAGAAAATTGAAGGTTTCTTCGAAGTTTGTCTCCGCAGAGGCTTAACGGGGAAACAAGGAGTTATTCTTCCTGCAAGCAACGTACGCCATCTTTGCCTGCGTGCGGATGTTGTCGAAGCCGTACGTGAAGGTCAGTTCCACTTATGGGCGGTAGACAGCGTAGCTGAAGCCTTACCATTATTAACCGGATACCCGTATTCCGATGAACAGCAGCCAAACTTGCTGGCTGCGATCCAAGAGCGGATAGCACAAGTGAACCCACAGGAACGTCGTCAGTGGCCTTGGCCACTACGCTGGCTCAACTGGTTTAACCACAGTTGA
- the matP gene encoding macrodomain Ter protein MatP, whose translation MKYQQLENLESGWKWAYLVKKYREGESITRHIEISAAQEAIDKLLKFENEPVKVLVWINEHMNPALENRMKQTIRARRKRHFNAEHQHTRKKSIDLEYLVWQRLAALAHRRGVTLSETVVQLIEDAEHKEKYASQVSSLKQDLKAMLGKEND comes from the coding sequence ATGAAATATCAGCAACTGGAAAATCTTGAAAGCGGTTGGAAATGGGCATATTTAGTTAAAAAGTATCGGGAAGGTGAATCAATAACCCGCCATATTGAAATTAGCGCTGCTCAAGAAGCTATTGATAAGTTGCTGAAATTTGAGAATGAACCGGTAAAAGTATTGGTGTGGATTAATGAGCACATGAATCCGGCATTGGAAAATCGGATGAAGCAAACAATCCGTGCTCGGCGTAAGCGTCACTTTAACGCGGAACATCAACACACGCGCAAGAAATCTATCGATCTGGAGTACCTGGTTTGGCAACGGTTGGCAGCGTTGGCACATCGTCGAGGCGTAACGTTGTCGGAAACTGTTGTACAGTTGATCGAAGACGCAGAGCATAAAGAGAAGTATGCCAGCCAGGTATCATCATTGAAACAAGATCTAAAGGCGATGCTTGGTAAAGAAAACGACTAG
- the ompA gene encoding porin OmpA, producing MKKTAIALAVALAGFATVAQAAPKDNTWYTGAKLGWSQFHDNSFVNGTVGNGPTHNSQLGAGAYLGYQANQYLGFEMGYDWLGRMPYKGDVNNGAFKAQGVQLATKLSYPIMNDLDIYTRLGGMVWRADATANFGADTANSLRTSANDTGISPLAALGVEYALTQNLATRLDYQWTNNIGDKATVGARPDNGMLSVGVSYRFGQDTTAAPVIAPAPAPAPTVETKKFTLTSDVLFNFGKSTLKPEGQNALDQLYSQLSSMDPKDGSVVVVGFTDAVGSVQSNQRLSEQRAQSVVDYLVSKGIPSDKISARGMGKANPVTGDSCGYRSGRATAAQIACLAPDRRVEIEVRGIKEVVSQQDTAK from the coding sequence ATGAAAAAGACAGCTATCGCATTAGCAGTGGCATTGGCTGGTTTCGCTACCGTAGCGCAAGCCGCCCCAAAAGATAATACTTGGTACACTGGTGCAAAACTGGGTTGGTCACAATTCCATGACAATTCATTTGTTAATGGTACTGTAGGTAATGGTCCTACCCATAACAGCCAACTGGGTGCCGGTGCATATTTAGGTTACCAGGCAAATCAGTATCTCGGTTTTGAAATGGGCTATGACTGGCTTGGCCGCATGCCTTATAAAGGTGATGTGAACAATGGTGCGTTTAAAGCACAAGGCGTTCAGTTGGCCACCAAATTGAGCTACCCAATCATGAACGACCTGGATATCTATACACGTCTGGGTGGTATGGTTTGGCGTGCGGATGCTACCGCTAATTTCGGTGCAGACACTGCAAACAGCCTGCGCACAAGTGCTAACGATACCGGCATTTCTCCTCTGGCAGCATTGGGTGTTGAATACGCACTGACCCAAAACCTGGCTACGCGTCTGGACTATCAGTGGACCAACAACATCGGTGATAAAGCTACCGTTGGTGCTCGTCCAGATAACGGCATGCTGAGCGTTGGCGTTTCCTACCGTTTTGGTCAGGATACAACTGCTGCTCCAGTGATTGCTCCGGCTCCGGCTCCAGCTCCAACTGTTGAAACCAAGAAGTTCACTTTAACTTCTGACGTTTTGTTCAACTTCGGTAAATCCACTCTGAAGCCAGAAGGCCAAAACGCACTGGATCAACTGTATTCACAGTTGAGTTCAATGGATCCTAAAGACGGTTCAGTAGTCGTTGTTGGTTTTACTGATGCTGTAGGTTCTGTCCAGTCTAACCAGCGTTTGTCTGAGCAGCGTGCACAAAGCGTTGTAGATTACCTGGTTTCTAAAGGTATTCCTTCAGACAAAATCTCTGCACGTGGCATGGGTAAAGCTAACCCAGTTACAGGTGACTCTTGTGGTTACCGCTCAGGCCGTGCTACCGCAGCACAGATCGCTTGCTTGGCTCCAGATCGCCGCGTAGAGATCGAAGTTCGTGGCATCAAAGAAGTTGTGTCTCAGCAAGATACTGCTAAGTAA
- the sulA gene encoding SOS-induced cell division inhibitor SulA produces MGTQSLYQPHFSLGSQATGQVVGTVKETNRYGLISEFVYNEQQPVVAQLLLPLLQQLSMQSRWLLWLTPQQKLSKSWIAQAKLPVHKVVQLNQISPMATVDAMARALLTGNYSVVLGWLPDLTEQERLKLSQAADLGNAYGFIMRPQQDVATSRRHCSTIKIHSPLYH; encoded by the coding sequence ATGGGTACTCAATCACTTTATCAGCCCCATTTCAGTCTGGGTTCTCAGGCAACTGGTCAGGTTGTTGGCACCGTCAAAGAAACCAACAGGTATGGCCTCATTAGTGAATTCGTTTACAACGAACAGCAACCAGTAGTAGCTCAATTGCTGCTGCCTCTACTACAGCAGTTAAGTATGCAGTCGCGCTGGCTGTTGTGGCTGACTCCACAGCAAAAACTCAGCAAATCCTGGATTGCACAAGCTAAACTCCCTGTCCATAAGGTTGTACAACTTAACCAAATTAGCCCTATGGCTACTGTAGATGCTATGGCAAGGGCGTTACTGACAGGAAATTACAGTGTAGTGCTTGGGTGGTTACCCGATCTCACAGAACAAGAGCGCCTGAAATTAAGCCAGGCAGCAGATTTGGGGAACGCTTATGGTTTTATCATGCGCCCCCAACAAGATGTTGCGACTTCACGCAGACACTGTTCAACCATAAAGATTCACTCGCCTTTATATCATTGA
- a CDS encoding TfoX/Sxy family DNA transformation protein, producing the protein MKGGSARRIEQAKIFFAELGKISTRSQFGGYGLLADGTMFAVVAEGELYLRATESLEPVFRGRGMTNMTYLKRGVPMTMRYYRVDERLWSERQELSALALQAVREARKEIKVRKRRKGRLKDLPNIDVSLERLLWRSGVQNIYELRLLGAEQAYLRLLEQQKSLGIKILMSLAGAMAGYHHVALPRWRRKELTEWFDATIVIIPSGFEARTEKRVFRQHINN; encoded by the coding sequence ATGAAAGGAGGATCCGCAAGGAGAATCGAACAGGCAAAAATCTTCTTTGCTGAGTTAGGGAAGATTTCTACACGCTCGCAATTTGGTGGGTATGGATTGTTAGCTGATGGCACGATGTTTGCCGTAGTTGCTGAAGGTGAACTGTATTTACGTGCTACAGAGAGTCTTGAACCGGTATTCCGTGGACGGGGCATGACGAATATGACCTATTTAAAACGTGGTGTTCCAATGACCATGAGGTATTACCGGGTAGACGAACGATTATGGTCAGAGCGCCAAGAACTATCTGCACTCGCTTTGCAAGCTGTGCGTGAAGCACGTAAAGAGATCAAAGTTAGAAAACGGCGCAAAGGCAGGTTGAAAGACTTACCTAACATAGATGTATCATTAGAACGTTTACTATGGCGATCTGGCGTACAGAATATCTATGAGCTGCGCCTATTGGGTGCTGAGCAAGCCTATCTCAGGTTGCTTGAGCAACAAAAAAGTCTGGGCATAAAAATTCTGATGTCACTAGCTGGTGCGATGGCCGGGTATCACCATGTTGCATTGCCAAGATGGAGACGAAAAGAACTTACTGAATGGTTCGATGCAACCATAGTCATAATACCTTCCGGTTTCGAAGCAAGAACGGAAAAAAGAGTATTCAGACAGCATATCAATAATTAG
- the yccS gene encoding YccS family putative transporter — MFAFVPAIRRYTYNSNLLYNLRIFIALAGAVLVPWWLGIPKLTIPLTLGVVAAALADLDDRLAGRLRNLLITLICFFIASASIELLFSYPWLFAIGLTTSTCTFILLGALGQRYATIAFGALLIAIYTMLGTSMYNAWYQQPTLLIIGAVWYNLLTLFGHLLFPIKPLQENLARCYQQLASYLDAKANLFDPDAEHNNDLPWMDLAMANAMLVTTLNQTKASLLTRLKGDRGQRGTRRALQYYFIAQDIHERASSSHVQYQALSQQFRHSDILFRFQRLLTLQARACQQLAQSILLRQKYLHNARFDTVFSRIEEALTQVAVTAENHDLSKALSHLLKNLRAIDAQLANIESEQTLANGQQEENSLSDDRITGWSDIRLRISRHLTPKSALFRHAIRMSVVLCTGYAFIKLTGMQHGYWILLTSLFVCQPNYNATRRRLALRIIGTVAGILIGLPILYFVPSLEGQMILIVLSGVLFFVFRTVQYAHATMFITLLVLLCFNLQGEGFEVAAPRIYDTLLGCAIAWAAVSFIWPDWKFRQLPAIVRRTLNANCRYLDAIMVQYHQGKDNSLPYRIARRDAHNSDGELASVISNMSVDPKVDKAFQDVAFRLLCLNHIFLSYISALGAHRERLKNSAVLNLLNDAVCFVDDALHYEKQDQLRITQTLENLSERIKLLVADPESKEQLVLQQIGLVLELLPELTALNAQIENTR, encoded by the coding sequence GTGTTCGCTTTTGTACCGGCAATTCGACGTTATACCTATAACAGCAACCTGCTTTACAATCTGCGGATCTTCATCGCTCTGGCAGGGGCTGTGCTGGTACCGTGGTGGTTGGGGATACCTAAACTGACTATCCCACTCACACTGGGTGTTGTTGCTGCGGCTCTGGCTGATTTAGACGACCGATTAGCAGGCAGATTGCGTAACCTGCTAATCACGTTAATCTGCTTTTTTATCGCCTCAGCCTCTATTGAGTTATTGTTTTCTTACCCTTGGCTATTCGCGATTGGACTGACTACCTCAACCTGCACGTTCATCTTGTTAGGTGCGTTGGGGCAACGTTACGCCACTATAGCTTTTGGTGCATTGTTGATTGCTATCTATACCATGCTAGGTACTTCGATGTATAACGCTTGGTATCAGCAACCCACCCTACTGATTATCGGCGCTGTCTGGTACAATTTGTTGACGCTGTTCGGTCATTTACTATTCCCAATCAAACCATTACAAGAAAACCTTGCGCGCTGTTATCAACAGTTAGCTAGTTATCTGGATGCCAAAGCTAATCTGTTCGACCCTGATGCCGAACACAATAACGACCTCCCTTGGATGGATCTCGCGATGGCGAACGCTATGTTAGTCACAACATTAAACCAAACCAAAGCCTCGCTGCTCACTCGTCTAAAAGGAGATAGAGGACAGCGTGGAACTCGTAGGGCACTGCAATACTATTTCATTGCGCAAGATATCCATGAACGTGCCAGTTCTTCTCATGTGCAGTATCAGGCATTAAGCCAGCAATTCCGTCACAGCGATATTTTGTTTCGCTTTCAACGGTTGTTAACCTTGCAAGCACGCGCCTGCCAACAGCTAGCCCAATCTATACTGTTGCGCCAAAAATACCTTCATAACGCACGTTTTGATACCGTGTTCAGCCGTATAGAAGAAGCATTGACCCAAGTTGCCGTAACCGCCGAAAATCATGATCTGAGCAAGGCACTTTCTCATCTGCTAAAGAACTTACGAGCCATTGACGCTCAATTAGCCAATATAGAGTCAGAACAGACATTAGCTAACGGACAACAGGAGGAAAATAGTCTCTCAGACGATAGGATCACTGGCTGGAGCGATATTCGCCTGCGCATCAGTCGCCATCTGACACCAAAATCGGCGTTGTTCCGCCATGCAATACGCATGTCAGTAGTATTATGTACAGGTTATGCTTTCATTAAACTTACAGGGATGCAGCACGGTTACTGGATCCTGCTGACCAGCCTGTTTGTCTGCCAACCTAACTACAACGCTACACGCAGGCGCTTGGCATTACGCATTATTGGGACTGTGGCGGGCATTTTGATTGGCCTACCGATACTGTACTTTGTGCCCTCGCTAGAGGGGCAGATGATTCTAATCGTTCTCTCTGGGGTATTGTTCTTCGTCTTTCGTACCGTCCAATATGCCCATGCCACAATGTTTATTACCCTACTGGTCTTATTGTGCTTTAACCTGCAGGGAGAAGGATTCGAAGTTGCTGCCCCGCGTATCTACGATACTCTGTTAGGATGCGCCATAGCCTGGGCGGCTGTGAGTTTCATTTGGCCCGACTGGAAATTTCGTCAACTCCCCGCCATTGTTCGCAGAACATTGAATGCCAATTGCCGCTACCTTGATGCGATCATGGTGCAATACCATCAGGGCAAAGATAACAGTTTGCCTTATCGTATCGCACGCCGCGATGCGCATAACAGTGATGGTGAACTAGCTTCTGTGATCTCTAACATGTCGGTAGACCCTAAAGTGGACAAAGCCTTTCAGGATGTCGCGTTTCGCCTGTTATGTCTTAATCATATTTTTCTTAGTTATATTTCAGCCCTCGGAGCGCATCGTGAACGTCTGAAAAACTCCGCCGTACTAAATTTGCTTAATGACGCGGTATGCTTTGTTGACGATGCATTACACTATGAAAAACAAGATCAGCTACGTATTACTCAAACTCTTGAGAACCTATCAGAGAGAATTAAATTACTGGTTGCTGATCCAGAAAGCAAAGAACAACTGGTGTTGCAGCAAATTGGCTTAGTGCTCGAATTGTTGCCTGAATTGACAGCACTTAATGCACAAATAGAGAACACGCGCTAA
- a CDS encoding YccF domain-containing protein, which translates to MRTVLNVLNFVLGGFFTTLGWLIATFFSIVLIVTLPLTRSCWEITKLSFLPFGNEAIHVDELYPEKSNALLATGGSLLNIVWFVLFGWWLCLSHIVAGIAQCITIIGIPVGITNFKIAAIALWPVGRRVVSVEFAQQVRTENARRQYHKR; encoded by the coding sequence ATGCGTACCGTATTGAATGTTCTTAATTTTGTTTTAGGCGGTTTTTTCACTACCCTAGGCTGGTTGATTGCTACCTTTTTCAGCATTGTGCTGATTGTTACCTTACCATTGACACGCTCTTGCTGGGAAATTACAAAACTTTCCTTCCTGCCGTTTGGCAACGAGGCGATTCATGTGGATGAGCTCTACCCTGAGAAAAGTAACGCCCTATTAGCGACAGGTGGCTCTTTGCTAAACATCGTTTGGTTCGTACTGTTTGGCTGGTGGTTGTGTTTGTCGCATATCGTCGCTGGTATTGCCCAATGCATTACCATCATCGGTATCCCTGTCGGCATCACCAACTTTAAGATTGCGGCCATTGCACTTTGGCCTGTCGGCCGCCGTGTCGTTTCCGTTGAATTCGCGCAACAAGTACGGACAGAAAATGCGCGTCGCCAGTATCACAAACGTTAA